A stretch of [Clostridium] innocuum DNA encodes these proteins:
- a CDS encoding PTS system mannose/fructose/sorbose family transporter subunit IID, with amino-acid sequence MAEINTKLTKKDLWKLFFYSEGFVTGFNYEKQEAPGFVFSMIPVLEKVYSDPEEKKDAYRRHTELFLTEARLSHFVIGLTAAMEERNANEHDFDPVSIGAIKSALMGPLAGIGDSLYHGTLRPIMAGLAISMVIASNYTSVLGPVIFVAVMAIVGQVIRYIGIFKGYEKGVAFVGAMQSSGMISKMTRYAGIAAYVVIGGFVSNFVSMSIPWSYMAGETEVSIQTTLDRMVPGLLPVLYTLLMLWLMKKKKANPILLMLLTMAVGVIGYACGILAS; translated from the coding sequence ATGGCTGAAATTAATACAAAACTTACAAAAAAAGATTTATGGAAACTGTTCTTCTATTCTGAAGGATTTGTTACCGGCTTCAACTATGAAAAACAGGAAGCCCCTGGATTCGTCTTCTCCATGATTCCGGTGCTGGAAAAAGTATACAGCGATCCAGAAGAGAAAAAAGACGCGTATCGTAGACATACAGAACTGTTCCTTACAGAAGCGCGTCTTTCTCACTTCGTCATTGGTTTAACAGCCGCAATGGAAGAACGCAATGCCAATGAACATGACTTTGATCCTGTCAGTATCGGTGCCATTAAATCAGCACTTATGGGACCTCTCGCTGGCATTGGTGATTCCCTGTATCATGGAACACTGCGTCCGATCATGGCAGGTTTGGCTATCTCCATGGTTATCGCCAGCAATTATACAAGTGTTCTAGGGCCTGTTATCTTTGTTGCTGTTATGGCAATCGTAGGTCAGGTAATACGTTACATCGGTATTTTCAAAGGCTATGAAAAAGGAGTCGCATTTGTAGGTGCCATGCAGAGCAGTGGTATGATTTCCAAGATGACACGTTATGCAGGTATTGCTGCTTATGTTGTCATTGGTGGCTTCGTAAGTAACTTTGTTTCTATGTCAATTCCATGGTCTTATATGGCTGGTGAGACAGAGGTAAGTATTCAGACGACACTGGATAGAATGGTTCCAGGTCTTCTGCCTGTATTATATACATTGCTGATGCTATGGCTGATGAAGAAAA